The proteins below come from a single Streptomyces tubercidicus genomic window:
- a CDS encoding O-acetyl-ADP-ribose deacetylase produces the protein MSTSLTLIQGDITEQAVDAVVNAANSSLLGGGGVDGAIHRRGGPEILDACRDLRAAQYGRGLPTGQAVATTAGRLPAHGVIHTVGPVYSASEDRSELLASCYRESLRVADALGARTVAFPAISTGVYRWPMDDAARIAVETVRETETAVGEVRFVLFDEPAFAVYTALVR, from the coding sequence ATGAGCACCTCCCTCACCCTCATCCAGGGCGATATCACCGAACAAGCCGTGGACGCCGTGGTCAACGCAGCCAACTCGTCGCTCCTCGGCGGCGGGGGAGTGGACGGCGCGATCCACCGGCGCGGCGGCCCGGAGATCCTCGACGCATGCCGCGATCTGCGCGCCGCGCAGTACGGCCGGGGCCTGCCCACCGGCCAGGCCGTCGCCACCACCGCAGGGCGGCTGCCGGCCCACGGGGTCATCCACACCGTCGGCCCGGTGTACTCCGCCTCCGAGGACCGCAGCGAGCTGCTCGCCTCCTGCTACCGCGAGTCGCTGCGGGTCGCCGACGCCCTCGGCGCCCGCACCGTCGCCTTCCCGGCCATCTCCACCGGTGTGTACCGCTGGCCGATGGACGATGCGGCGCGGATCGCGGTGGAGACCGTACGGGAGACGGAGACGGCCGTCGGCGAGGTGCGCTTCGTCCTCTTCGACGAGCCGGCGTTCGCCGTCTACACCGCGCTCGTCCGCTGA
- a CDS encoding alkaline phosphatase PhoX gives MALTRRDFAKRSACTGAGVALAGSVGALGTAPGALAMENAQGGADRFDPAAGYGPLLSDPAGILALPQGFSYRVITRSGVTKLESGETTPSHHDGTATFEGPRGTTLLVNNHELKGPRSDWEHPVPLTEGLVYDPAAAGGCTVVEVHRHGGHVAEWVGIAGTSQNCAGGRTPWGTWLTCEETADKAGQHGMTKDHGYVFEVDPYDRRANLDPKPIKALGRYEHEAVVVDTHRGDLYLTEDASDPNGLFYRWVPPHGFRHGRGQLRKLADDAGVLLAPKCYDSDGRFVDDLSRATRTGTVYRVDWAEVPDRDAQSKPVREQFADDEVTRARKLEGMWWADGGAYIVASYAREESPVQHDGQVWFYCPRRRTLTLKVLLGVNKNPAADGALDGPDNITVSPYGGLIIAEDGEGIQHLFGATESGSTYPIARNELNVGTAAEPEFSEFTGVVFSPDGRTLFANIQTPGIMLAITGPWRRQP, from the coding sequence GTGGCGCTCACTCGTAGAGACTTCGCGAAGCGTTCGGCCTGCACCGGAGCCGGGGTCGCCCTGGCCGGCAGCGTCGGCGCGCTGGGCACCGCCCCCGGCGCACTCGCGATGGAGAACGCCCAGGGCGGTGCGGACCGCTTCGACCCGGCGGCCGGATACGGCCCGCTGCTCAGTGACCCGGCAGGCATCCTTGCGCTCCCGCAGGGATTCTCGTACCGGGTCATCACCCGCAGCGGTGTCACCAAGCTGGAGTCGGGGGAGACCACTCCCTCCCACCACGACGGGACGGCCACCTTTGAAGGCCCCCGCGGCACGACCCTGCTGGTCAACAACCACGAGCTCAAGGGGCCGCGGTCCGACTGGGAGCACCCGGTCCCACTCACCGAGGGGCTCGTGTACGACCCGGCAGCGGCGGGTGGCTGCACCGTCGTTGAGGTGCACCGGCACGGCGGGCACGTCGCCGAGTGGGTCGGCATCGCCGGTACGTCGCAGAACTGCGCGGGTGGCCGCACCCCCTGGGGCACCTGGCTCACCTGCGAGGAGACCGCCGACAAGGCCGGTCAGCACGGTATGACGAAGGACCACGGCTATGTCTTCGAGGTCGACCCGTACGACCGCCGGGCGAACCTGGACCCCAAGCCCATCAAGGCGCTGGGCCGTTACGAGCACGAGGCCGTGGTCGTCGACACCCACCGCGGTGACCTGTACCTGACCGAAGACGCCTCCGACCCGAACGGGCTGTTCTACCGCTGGGTGCCGCCGCATGGTTTCCGCCACGGCCGCGGTCAGCTCCGGAAGTTGGCCGATGATGCCGGTGTGCTTCTGGCACCCAAGTGCTACGACTCGGACGGTCGGTTCGTCGACGATCTCTCACGGGCCACCAGGACCGGCACGGTCTACCGCGTCGACTGGGCCGAGGTGCCGGACCGGGACGCGCAGTCGAAGCCGGTGCGTGAGCAGTTCGCCGACGATGAGGTCACCCGGGCCCGCAAGCTCGAAGGCATGTGGTGGGCGGACGGCGGCGCCTACATCGTGGCGTCCTACGCCCGTGAGGAGAGCCCGGTCCAGCATGACGGCCAGGTGTGGTTCTACTGCCCGCGCCGCCGGACCCTGACCCTCAAGGTGCTGCTGGGCGTCAACAAGAACCCGGCCGCCGACGGGGCCCTCGACGGCCCCGACAACATCACGGTCTCTCCGTACGGTGGGCTGATCATCGCCGAGGACGGGGAGGGCATCCAGCACCTCTTCGGGGCCACCGAGAGCGGCAGTACGTATCCCATCGCACGCAATGAGCTGAACGTCGGGACCGCGGCCGAGCCGGAGTTCAGCGAGTTCACCGGTGTGGTGTTCTCGCCGGACGGGCGGACTCTGTTCGCCAACATCCAGACCCCCGGCATCATGCTCGCGATCACCGGTCCCTGGCGGCGTCAGCCGTGA
- a CDS encoding phytoene desaturase family protein gives MPRMLDAVVIGAGPNGLTAAVELARRGMSVEVFEARDTIGGGARTEELTLPGFRHDPCSAVHPTGVGSPAFSAMPLDRYGLEWLHPDLPMAHPFPDGTAAVLAHSVGETAMSFGARDAGTYRRLVAPFIGKWDTMAHDFLRTQWLGLPQDPVTYARFGLVGMQPVSLLNRRFQGAKARGLLAGLGAHANAPLSGIGTSGMALMFALGAHHKGWPVPRGGSQAISDALAGLLRAHGGVVHTDFEVKRLDDLPPARAYVFDTSPTALARIAGLGNAYRDVKYGPSVFKIDYALSAPVPWTAQEAHRAGTVHIGPTSGEIGAALNAATHGEDPSVPFLITAQPSLIDPTRAPEGKHTFWAYGHVPHGWEGDATDAVERQIERFAPGFRDLVLARAIAGPPQIAARNANYVGGDTNTGSAAGLRLLIRPKLARVPYETAHPAVYLCSQATPPGPGVHGMSGHYAAKAVWRRLRANRR, from the coding sequence GTGCCGAGGATGCTCGATGCCGTGGTCATCGGAGCGGGACCCAACGGCCTGACGGCGGCCGTCGAACTGGCCCGCCGCGGTATGTCGGTGGAGGTCTTCGAGGCCCGCGACACCATCGGTGGCGGCGCCCGTACCGAGGAGCTGACCCTCCCCGGTTTCCGCCACGACCCCTGCTCGGCGGTGCACCCCACCGGCGTCGGCTCGCCCGCCTTCTCCGCCATGCCGCTGGACCGCTACGGCCTGGAATGGCTGCACCCGGACCTCCCGATGGCGCACCCGTTCCCGGACGGTACGGCCGCCGTGCTCGCGCACTCCGTCGGCGAGACCGCCATGTCCTTCGGAGCGCGGGACGCCGGCACCTACCGCAGGCTCGTGGCCCCCTTCATCGGCAAGTGGGACACCATGGCCCACGACTTCCTGCGCACCCAGTGGCTCGGTCTGCCGCAGGACCCGGTGACCTACGCCCGCTTCGGCCTGGTCGGGATGCAGCCGGTCAGCCTCCTCAACCGCCGTTTCCAGGGCGCGAAGGCCCGCGGCCTGCTGGCCGGACTCGGGGCGCACGCCAATGCCCCGCTCAGCGGCATCGGAACCTCCGGGATGGCCCTGATGTTCGCGCTCGGCGCGCACCACAAGGGCTGGCCGGTACCGCGCGGCGGCTCCCAGGCCATCTCCGACGCGCTCGCCGGTCTGCTGCGCGCCCATGGCGGCGTGGTGCACACCGACTTCGAGGTCAAGCGCCTGGACGACCTGCCCCCGGCCCGCGCGTATGTCTTCGACACCTCGCCGACCGCGCTCGCCCGGATCGCCGGACTGGGCAACGCCTACCGCGACGTGAAGTACGGCCCCAGCGTCTTCAAAATCGACTACGCGCTCTCGGCCCCGGTCCCGTGGACGGCCCAGGAGGCCCACCGCGCCGGTACCGTCCACATCGGCCCCACCAGCGGCGAGATCGGCGCCGCCCTCAACGCCGCCACCCACGGCGAGGACCCCTCCGTCCCCTTCCTGATCACCGCGCAGCCCAGCCTGATCGACCCCACCCGCGCCCCCGAGGGCAAGCACACCTTCTGGGCGTACGGCCATGTCCCGCACGGCTGGGAGGGCGACGCCACCGACGCCGTCGAGCGGCAGATCGAGCGCTTCGCCCCCGGCTTCCGTGACCTCGTGCTGGCCCGTGCGATCGCCGGACCGCCGCAGATCGCCGCCCGCAACGCCAATTACGTCGGCGGCGACACCAACACCGGCTCCGCGGCCGGTCTGCGCCTGCTCATCCGCCCCAAGCTCGCCCGCGTCCCCTACGAAACCGCCCACCCCGCCGTCTACCTCTGCTCCCAGGCCACCCCGCCCGGCCCCGGCGTCCACGGCATGTCCGGCCACTACGCCGCCAAGGCGGTCTGGCGCCGACTGCGCGCCAACCGCCGCTGA
- a CDS encoding inositol monophosphatase family protein, translating to MIEALRTEDSGEIAITPIAATPPVATPATTQDGPSLDLSSLDLAAVETAIRRAAADEIVPRFRQLAAEDIVEKNGPHDLVTVADRLAEEHLTASLTALLPGSRVVGEEAVHADPRVLDALHGDAPVWIVDPVDGTRQFVHGDPGFCTLVALAHRGEVLASWTYAPALGLMAVARRGAGAWLNGVPLQAGSPSSGAVLDVATSHYDFTNDEQKRVLATLETGGIAPRPCGSAGLEYLYIARGEIDATAFSWENSWDHAAGLLLVHEAGGASGTVAGQPFRIEGGNALPFTAARDAETARRILGLLAAAN from the coding sequence ATGATCGAAGCACTTCGTACCGAAGATTCGGGAGAGATCGCGATTACTCCGATTGCCGCCACCCCGCCCGTCGCGACCCCGGCCACCACTCAGGACGGCCCGTCGCTCGACCTCTCGTCGCTGGATCTGGCCGCCGTCGAGACCGCCATCCGCCGCGCCGCGGCCGACGAGATCGTGCCCCGCTTCCGGCAGCTCGCCGCCGAGGACATCGTCGAGAAGAACGGGCCGCACGACCTCGTCACGGTCGCCGACCGGCTCGCCGAGGAGCACCTCACCGCCTCGCTCACGGCCCTGCTGCCCGGCTCCCGGGTGGTCGGCGAGGAGGCGGTGCACGCCGACCCGCGGGTGCTCGACGCGCTGCACGGGGACGCCCCCGTCTGGATCGTCGACCCGGTCGACGGCACCCGCCAGTTCGTGCACGGTGACCCCGGTTTCTGCACCCTGGTCGCGCTCGCCCACCGCGGTGAGGTGCTGGCCTCCTGGACGTACGCCCCCGCGCTCGGCCTGATGGCCGTCGCCCGCCGCGGCGCCGGCGCCTGGCTGAACGGCGTTCCGCTGCAGGCCGGCAGCCCCTCCTCCGGGGCGGTCCTCGATGTCGCCACCTCTCACTACGACTTCACCAACGACGAGCAGAAGCGGGTGCTGGCCACCCTGGAGACCGGCGGTATCGCCCCGCGCCCCTGTGGCTCGGCGGGCCTGGAGTATCTGTACATAGCCCGCGGCGAGATCGACGCCACGGCCTTCAGCTGGGAGAACTCCTGGGACCACGCGGCCGGGCTGCTGCTGGTCCATGAGGCGGGCGGCGCCAGCGGCACGGTCGCCGGGCAGCCGTTCCGTATCGAAGGCGGTAATGCGCTGCCCTTCACCGCGGCCCGGGACGCCGAAACGGCGCGGCGTATCCTCGGACTGCTGGCAGCCGCCAACTGA
- a CDS encoding NPP1 family protein yields MSGTHRKGASSAQRGGRRFRKASLAAGGLLGAAALLTVFPTTALADPPSALPANASDAERNFQPAFDYDKDGCYPTPAIGADGTVAPGLSLGGDTNGSCRDESDLDNTNSYSRQKCNNGWCAIMYTLYFEKDQASLGPGSAGHRHDWEHIVVWVKDDQVQYVSTSAHGKFTTHDRSQILFDGKHPKVVYHKDGGSTHAFRAANSSDDPVENHKGTWQYPTLVGWDGYPDGLRDKLSQADFGQATFGIKDSEFNTNLEKAKPADIPFDPHA; encoded by the coding sequence ATATCCGGAACCCACCGGAAGGGCGCCTCTTCCGCCCAGCGCGGAGGCCGGCGATTCCGCAAGGCTTCGCTCGCCGCGGGCGGCCTTCTCGGCGCCGCCGCACTGCTCACCGTTTTCCCGACCACGGCGCTGGCGGACCCGCCCTCGGCCCTCCCCGCCAACGCCAGTGACGCCGAGCGGAACTTCCAGCCCGCCTTCGATTACGACAAGGACGGCTGCTACCCCACTCCCGCCATCGGGGCCGATGGCACGGTAGCTCCCGGCCTGAGCCTCGGCGGGGACACGAACGGGAGCTGCCGTGACGAGTCGGATCTCGACAACACCAATTCCTACTCGCGCCAGAAGTGCAACAACGGCTGGTGCGCGATCATGTACACCCTCTACTTCGAGAAGGACCAAGCCTCACTCGGTCCCGGAAGTGCCGGACACCGGCACGACTGGGAACACATCGTGGTGTGGGTGAAGGACGATCAGGTCCAATACGTTTCGACGTCGGCGCACGGCAAATTCACCACCCACGACCGCTCGCAGATCCTCTTTGACGGAAAGCACCCCAAGGTCGTCTACCACAAGGACGGCGGCAGCACGCACGCCTTCCGCGCGGCCAACTCCTCGGATGACCCGGTGGAGAACCACAAGGGGACATGGCAGTACCCGACGCTCGTCGGCTGGGACGGTTACCCCGACGGCCTCCGCGACAAGCTGAGCCAGGCCGACTTCGGCCAGGCCACGTTCGGCATCAAGGACAGCGAGTTCAACACCAACCTGGAAAAGGCCAAGCCGGCCGATATCCCGTTCGACCCCCATGCCTGA